From one Sardina pilchardus chromosome 6, fSarPil1.1, whole genome shotgun sequence genomic stretch:
- the LOC134082592 gene encoding membrane-spanning 4-domains subfamily A member 4A-like produces the protein MANSVPSTNGIVVVTHVFPQQGTESFTSPQSGVVSTPSSLLGKFLKGEPAITGTVQIMIGVVVLLFGIVTAFYGAAVSTYTGIMVWGAIIYITAGSLTVRANKKLNPCLVKASLGMNIFSTITAGIGIIMHSLDLVIPMHPYYCGYRGYRGGHDGYGDYGGYDDCQAYMNLFRSRSMGIAGVMLVLSVLEFIVSICVSAFACKATCSTTTNAQVIYQVQPSFPTSQLSAPLLNTSQMPPFQTCVMPPAHHSGVDGLKLDTPEDLPPEYTAAP, from the exons ATGGCCAACTCTGTTCCCTCCACCAATGGCATTGTGGTGGTCACTCATGTGTTCCCACAACAAGGAACCGAAAGTTTCACTTCACCCCAGAGCGGAGTTGTTTCAACTCCATCCTCTCTGCTTGGGAAATTCCTTAAAGGAGAACCAGCCATCACTGGG ACGGTTCAAATAATGATTGGTGTGGTTGTATTGTTGTTTGGTATTGTGACTGCATTTTATGGAGCAGCAGTATCCACATACACTGGTATCATGGTCTGGGGAGCCATCATT TACATCACTGCTGGTTCTCTCACTGTTAGAGCCAATAAGAAGCTCAATCCTTGTTTG gtcaAAGCATCACTGGGAATGAACATCTTCAGCACAATAACTGCAGGGATTGGCATAATTATGCATAGCCTTGATTTAGTCATACCAATGCACCCTTATTACTGTGGCTATCGTGGCTATCGTGGTGGGCATGATGGCTATGGTGACTATGGTGGCTATGATGATTGTCAGGCGTACATGAATTTATTCAGG AGCAGGTCAATGGGGATTGCTGGAGTGATGCTAGTGTTGTCAGTGCTGGAGTTCATTGTTTCCATCTGTGTATCTGCATTTGCCTGCAAAGCCACCTGCTCCACTACTACTAATGCTCAA GTGATATACCAGGTGCAACCCTCTTTTCCCACCTCCCAACTGTCTGCACCTCTACTGAACACCTCTCAG ATGCCTCCCTTCCAAACCTGTGTGATGCCTCCTGCTCATCACAGTGGTGTTGATGGCCTGAAGCTTGACACACCTGAAGATCTGCCCCCAGAATACACTGCTGCCCCATAA